The DNA sequence CCGACAAGAGCAGGCGATGTGCGAAAAATACCAGAAAATAGCCATGGAGAAAGATTTAGCCACCGAAAGCAACCTTCGCCTCATTAAAAGAATTCTCCTGCTTAAAAACGACTTACAAGGGAACGCACAAAAACTTTCTGAAAAGCCCCTCGATGAGGTGCTACAGTTGCTTCAAGCTGACCTTTTCGGAATAGTTGACAAAGAAAAAGTTACCAAAATACCCGTCACGATTGGCGCAATATATGATCCTCTAACTTTCGAGGCCGTACCTGGACCAATAAACAATGAGGTCCCCGAAGGTACCATAGTCAGGGAAATACTGCCGGGCTACTTCTGTGGGTCAAAGAAAATACTCAGCGCAAAAGTAGAGGTTACAAAAAAAGGTGAGGTTGCTAAACAATGAGCGAACGCAAGGTAAATTTGGAAACGATGAAATGCCTAGGTATTGATTTTGGAACAACAAACACTGCCGTTGCGTTCTTTGACAACGCGCAACCACAAAAGAGGATTATCTCGATTCCATATCAGGGTGCTGCAGATTTTCTAATGAAAAAAACGGTACCATCCGCAGTGTACTTTGACGAACAAGGGGATCCAAAATATTATGGAGAAGCCGCGATTGAGGCTGGAAAAACCAAGCCCCATTTACTTGTCGACAAAATTAAGCGCATCATAGGAAAAACATACGAGGTAGCAAAGAAAGATCAACTGCTTGAAAAAATCGCGTATCAAATTGTTCCAGGCAAAGTTGTAACTGATGGAGGGGAATCCGAGAAAGAAAAACAGCATGAAGCCCTGGTTAGAGTAGGCGAACTGGTCATGAAACTCTATCGTCCAGAAGAAATTGCCGCCATGATTCTGGCAGAAGCAAAAAAAGACGCAGAAGCTTATCTCAAAGCGGAATTCGGCTATGAAAACTTGGACTACGACTTTATTGTCATTACTTTCCCAGCAAACTTTAACGTAACACAAAGGGAAAAAATTGAGCAAGCTGCAGGAATGGCTGGTTTCAACAAAGAACGCTTATTATTTGTCAATGAACCCACCGCCGCAGCTTTTGATGCTGTGTTTGAAGGAAAAATCGTTGACAAACCAGGCATAGGGCCAAAGAAGCATGATGTATTGGTTCTAAACATCGGTTCAGGCACCACAGACCTTGCGTTGGTGCAGCTTCGGTCAATTATGAAACCACAATCTTCCATGACAAGTTCGAGGTCGAATCTTAATGCGCAAAACAGGATTAAGAGAAGAGCAGACACCGTTGCAACTGGCGGCAACTCCTCCCTCGGCGGAACAGACATGGATATTGAGATAGTCAACTGGGTGATTGGACAACTAAGGAACAAGCCAGACTTCAATGAAAAGTTCGCCCCTGCCGGTCGACAAATGCTTCGATTCAATGCAGAAGACGCAAAAATCTCAATCTCCGAGGGAAGATGCCGCCAGACCCGCATATTGATCCCTGGTTTTGAAGCGATGGGACCAATTCTTGACGCTAAGAAGTTGAATACAATCGCTCGAAGCGTAGCTAGTAAATGCATCATCGAGTACAACAATATTCTTTCAAAGACAAAAATCCAAGATTCAAATTACAGCGAGATTATCCTCACTGGCGGTCCAATGGCGATGGGGGTTGTTAGGACCATGGTAACCTCAGAGTTCATAGCGCCAATTTTTAGTTGCCCAACCTGCAGCAAACAACTTCATGGCATAAGACCAGACGACGAATTCATTGGTCAAACGACAGGTTTGCCCGATGACAGAAAAGGCACAGCCAAGACCAATGCATGGCTCTATATCCATGACTTAGAAGGCAACAAAGGCGAAGAGCCGAATTGCCGCGAACACCTAATTTTCCAAGATGGAACACATTACGAAGTATCAAACACCGGTTCTGATGACAAAATTGAATGCACAATTGCTAGTGCGTTTGCTCTGCAGTCACGAAACCACACGGTAGTGGAAGGAAAGCCTGATGATCCTTTCGACCCAATGATGTGTGTCGCTCGAGGTGCCGCGATTAGCCCGTTGATTGAATACACTTCAACCCTTCCCCACACTATCCGAGTCCTAGTTAAGGGGCAGAACACTCGTGAAGTCATGAAATCAATAATTGAGCTGGATACGCAGCTTCCAGCAAGACTACATGAGAGTTGGCTGCTAGACCCATGGGAGTGCCACCTTGAAATCCACGTCTTGCAGGATATTGACGAGGAAAACAACGAGACAAAGTTTGACTCTAAAACAGAAACCTACTACGGGAACTTTGCTTATTGGGGCGATACAGAATATGCGCTTAAACCATCCGGGGCTGAGAAAAAACTGTTCTTTGCGATTGACGTGAAGACTCCTGAAGCGGATAAAATCCAGCTTTTCATCTTTGAGAATGAATCACAACTTGCAAATTGGCTAATGAGCCCAGATGGTTCCCAAGGTACACCTCTCCAGTTTAGACAAAGACAGGGCCCCTATACTATCAAACCAGAAGGCGACATTGAACTTCAGCGGGCTTGGTCTGCAATTTGGGCAGCCCTCCGCGGAGAATCGGTGGAAGGGTTCAAACTAATCTCTGATGCAACTGATCTATTTCGGTCAGCGGTTTCTTTGCGCGAGGACGGCTACAAGCTCTCAGCTGAAACAACACGGTTGGTTGACGAGGCTTGGCCAAGTTTCGGGCCTATCTACTTCTACATGAGGGATCACGCTGAAGAATTCAAAAAACAAAACTTAGGTGACAAGGAGCTTTTAGAAACTTCCAAGACTGTTGCCCAAGCAATAATTCACGATGGCAAGTTCTACCCTGAACTCGAAAAAGTGATGAGAGATAACAATTGGGAGGCTGCATTGGCAAATATGGCGATAAGCACAGAGGCAATAGGCAAACTGATAGCAAAAATCGAAGATGCCATAGGCAAAGCGGCAGGGCTAAAGCAAAAGGCGGGCGACACCATTTTGAGGTTAGCCAGCGCCCTTGAGTCAGACCTTCAGTTCCTTAAGGCACACGGCAACCAAGAAATTCTCCTCAAATCCGAAGAAGGCAGCCGCTTCATTCAAGCAACCCAAAGAGTCCAAGCGGTATTGACGAATCTAAAC is a window from the Candidatus Bathyarchaeota archaeon genome containing:
- a CDS encoding nucleotide exchange factor GrpE yields the protein MLKKFKEKPKQITKPLENQPRQQDVAEDVKEIESSFFRVDREFKAYSDALDKIAITLMEIKRELVRQEQAMCEKYQKIAMEKDLATESNLRLIKRILLLKNDLQGNAQKLSEKPLDEVLQLLQADLFGIVDKEKVTKIPVTIGAIYDPLTFEAVPGPINNEVPEGTIVREILPGYFCGSKKILSAKVEVTKKGEVAKQ
- a CDS encoding Hsp70 family protein translates to MKCLGIDFGTTNTAVAFFDNAQPQKRIISIPYQGAADFLMKKTVPSAVYFDEQGDPKYYGEAAIEAGKTKPHLLVDKIKRIIGKTYEVAKKDQLLEKIAYQIVPGKVVTDGGESEKEKQHEALVRVGELVMKLYRPEEIAAMILAEAKKDAEAYLKAEFGYENLDYDFIVITFPANFNVTQREKIEQAAGMAGFNKERLLFVNEPTAAAFDAVFEGKIVDKPGIGPKKHDVLVLNIGSGTTDLALVQLRSIMKPQSSMTSSRSNLNAQNRIKRRADTVATGGNSSLGGTDMDIEIVNWVIGQLRNKPDFNEKFAPAGRQMLRFNAEDAKISISEGRCRQTRILIPGFEAMGPILDAKKLNTIARSVASKCIIEYNNILSKTKIQDSNYSEIILTGGPMAMGVVRTMVTSEFIAPIFSCPTCSKQLHGIRPDDEFIGQTTGLPDDRKGTAKTNAWLYIHDLEGNKGEEPNCREHLIFQDGTHYEVSNTGSDDKIECTIASAFALQSRNHTVVEGKPDDPFDPMMCVARGAAISPLIEYTSTLPHTIRVLVKGQNTREVMKSIIELDTQLPARLHESWLLDPWECHLEIHVLQDIDEENNETKFDSKTETYYGNFAYWGDTEYALKPSGAEKKLFFAIDVKTPEADKIQLFIFENESQLANWLMSPDGSQGTPLQFRQRQGPYTIKPEGDIELQRAWSAIWAALRGESVEGFKLISDATDLFRSAVSLREDGYKLSAETTRLVDEAWPSFGPIYFYMRDHAEEFKKQNLGDKELLETSKTVAQAIIHDGKFYPELEKVMRDNNWEAALANMAISTEAIGKLIAKIEDAIGKAAGLKQKAGDTILRLASALESDLQFLKAHGNQEILLKSEEGSRFIQATQRVQAVLTNLNAV